Part of the Tolypothrix sp. PCC 7910 genome, AATGTTATCTATCAAAAGTCGTAAAAAATCTATCCTTAGATAGTTTTAATAGCTTAATTAGATAAATTAATAATAAGTTTTTAAGTTGTTATTTATACAAAATAAAATATTGATTATAGCTTGTACAGATGAATAAATTTAAAAAATTTATACAGATAAAAATATATTAGTCTGTAAATAAAGTGATGAAAAAAATATGACTATCTCAGTCATATCAGGTAATAGCGAAATCTTAAAAAATCTCTCTACAAAAAAATAGTTTCGACAAACTGAACCAGAATGATAAATTATTGATTCACTAAAATTGATGTTTACTGTTACTAATAATATAGCCTTAAAGTGAAGTATTTATGTAATCATACTTAGAGTGTTACAGTTGAAAAAGTTGCACAATGTACTAATTCAGGGCAGTATGCATTAAAATAGCCAAGAAAAAACGCCACTATTGTGAATTAGGCTTGCAATTGCAAATTGCCAATTCTTTGGTCAATCTACCAAGGTGAATCAGAATTAGGGCTAACTAATTCTATTTCCTCTTTTTGTTTTTGAGGATTCGTATACTGTGATTCTCCAGTTGCCAAAAGTTGATCTGCGATTTGCTTTCGCAAGTCTATAACTTCTTCTAAATGATCGATACCGACTTGAGGAGATCGCGCTATCAATCGTGGATAAACTTGCTCATCCCAAAGCTTCTCGCTTTTGGACATCCGATGCATATCTAATTTAGGGATGGGAATGGTTAGGGCATAAGGGATTGAACCTTCGCTTCCCGATGTATAACCAGGGTTAGTGATGACGCACTTGCCAATTGGAAAGCGCATAATTTCATCTGCGGTGAGAATCGGCATTGTTTGCAGATTATCCGTCCAAGTAACTGTTCGTCCTTCCTTGGAATCGCTGATGGATTTATTTTTGATGATGAATTCCTTTTGACCGTAGGATTGAGAAAACTTTTCTGCTGTTGAGTAATTGGCTGGGTTGTAAAGGATTTTGGTACTACAAGCACTAGCGATCGCAGCTGCTAAATTATCTCCGTAGGCGTTCGCTAATTGTTCTAAAGACTGAACCCCCAACACAAAACAAGCACCATTGCTTCTATATTCGTTAATCCATTGGGGTAATGCCTTCAGGTACAGTGAGGGTAACTCGTCGATAAATATTCCCAGTGGGTCTTTTCTTGGCGTGGATAGATTGCTGACAATCGTCATGTGTAAAGCGGCTGCAAGTAATGGCCCTACCACATCCCGCCTGGGGTCATCCAATTTGAAAATCAGAATTTGCTTGGATGATAGTTTGGTGGGAATAGTGCTTTTCCCGATAAAAGATGGCAAAAGCGATCGCTGCATAAAACCAGAAAATATTCCGGCTGTGGTTGTGTCAATACTTGCTATCGTCTTCTCACTGTCTTTGGCTTTGAGATACTGCAAAAAGGAAGCTGCAACCCAACGAGAAACTTTACCTGATTGTACTGCTGCATGTAGCTTATCGATCAAGTTATCAATTGATTGAATGCAGTAAACAGTCGCTAAATCTGGAAAATCGCTACTCTTAGCCAGTTGGATTAATGCTTTTGCCAGTAAATCAGCAGCCTTCGAGAAAAATTCATCACCTTTACCACCTCCACCTGCATTGGCATTAATCACCTGAGCGATTTGTGCTGCTGTCACCGCATCTTCTTGGTTCTCCATGAAATCAAGCGGGTTGATTACTTCGCTGTATGGTTCGCCAGGTGCAAATATTCGCACGTCATAACCATAACGTGCAGCCAAGGGTGCAAGTAATTTCATCTGATCGCCCTTTTTGTCATAGACAATTAGCGGAAAACCTTGCACCATGCAACTTTCGGCCATACGATCGATTGTCCCAAAAGTCTTACCAGCACCAGGAGCGCCTAAAACCAAAGTAGAGCGTTCGGCATGAGGTATCCAAACTGTGGGGGATGCACCAAGGATAGTTTGAAGGGCAGCGCCAAATCTTCTGAGTTTTCCACCAAACCAATAGCGGGGTGAACCACACCAAAAAGTGACTTTGTTGTGTTTGCGCTCATGAATCTGTTTGAGAGCCAGGTTTGTTGCTGCTAGTTTCTCTACTGTCCCTACTACTCGTCCTGTGGAAATCTTACCTTTTTTTCCACCAGAAAATTGACTTAATAAAATTAGGAATACTAAAATCCCAATCATTGTCAATCCTTCGGGATTAGCAAAGGTTTTAAACAATCCATTGATGTCAATACTTGATTTGATTTCGTTGGGTTTATGTGCTGTTAGACTGGGATTTTTAATATTTGATATCAATATAATTTGCTGTTTCATTTTACAAGTATTGTCACCAAATTAATAATTAGATAATTTTAAATATAGCCTTTAAGCAATAAATTTGTAACAAGCATAAAGCCTCCTAATCCTAAATAAAAGTAAACCAATAAGCGAACAATTTTTATTGATATTATTTTATCTGTTTTCATACCTGATAAAGGCTTATCTTTATTGTTGATTATTGGGTATTACCAAGAAAAATATGGGAATTGACCTTATAAGTTATAAATGGAACTGGGCCAATAAAATATGGCGTTGCACCACAAGTATTTTTGAAGCGGAAGAATATAGCAGTGTCAAAGGTATCAGTTTGCTCGTTCGGTTCCATCACTACTACTTTAAAAGCGCTGCCGTAGGGTAATCTTCCAGTCGGTTCTTTGCCTGCATTTACCGATTTTAAGCAACCCCAACCACCTGCTACTTGCTGATATTTACCGCTAATCCAAGAGCGTCCTTCAAATTCTCCCCTAATAGTCCGTCCTGAATCTTCCAAGTCGTCTAGTTCAATATAAGGGCATTTTTGCCCAGAACAAGGGACAGAAAAACCAGCTACATCCGAACCTGACACCGTTCGCTGACGGCGTTTTTCATCTGTACCCCAAATAAAATCAATTCGAGCGATCGCATTACCAACTTCTGCTATAGGCACAGGAAAGTAAGCTAAAGGTACAGCATTTAATCTCGGGATATCTTTTATTAAGGCGTTTTGCCAAAGAGTGAAATTTGATAGCTGTACTGTATCGAGATTAGGAATATCAGAAATTTTGTAGGATGATAAGTTAATTTGGTTGAGTTTGAGACTTCCTAATGTTGGGTTTTGGGATAAAAGTGTAGCAAGTGAGGTGTTGATATTGATTTGAGGATATGTTGCTTTTAATAGTGCTGCGACGGGTTTGATTGTTGCTGTATTAGTTGCTGACAGATTAGGTACAATTTGTGCTAAGTGCTGGAGAGTCTGTTGTCCTACTAATGGAAAGCTATCAAAGGTAACGGTATTTTCATCTGGATAATTAATGATATTGGCGATGTTACTCAGGCTGAATAATTGAGGTTTTAGAACTGTCTCGATATCGCCTAATGTTAAATATTTATCTGGTGTGTCTCCAGCATTCCATTTGCGATAAAATCCGTCAATTTTGATTAAACCACTTTCTTGTATTGGTGGCATTTTAGTAAATGAAATTCTCTGCCAGTCAGGTATTAATATTTGCTTACCCGTGGAAATTGATATTGCGCGAGCAGGTAGATTTGGTTGATGTTGTGCAGAAGTTAGAGGTGAAAAGATGCTAGTCAAAATCGTCAACAATAACAAACTTAGAAATCGAAAAATTTTCATGCATCTCTTCTGAGATTTATTAAGAAGAATTCAGAATTCAGGAGCCAGAATTCATCTTGAATTCTGTGCGAATGATGAATATTGGTTTAAACCCTCGTCCCTGGTGACGAGACAGGGGTTGAAAATTTCGTTAAAACACCATCTCTTTATGGGTGGTGTATTCTGACTCCTGACTCCTTTTTATTTATTGAACTATTTTCGATGATTGCAATATAGAATTGCACTTTTCTCAGGACGTAAATACTTCTATTTAAATGGTAATATTTGGGATGTATTCATATCTCATCTCGACTTTATCCATTTTGATAATAGGAGGAGGCAAGATGAAGAAAGATAAATATGGGAAAAGAGAAAATAGCAGAAATCCAATATAGAAACTGCAATCCGTTAGTGCGATCGCCGGTGAGAGTCAAGTGCTACACCATCCCAAACCTCACAAAGCCCCGCCAATTCTCAGTAAAATGAATATAGTCTTGCTTACTGCAAAATTACCATGACCAGAACACTCACCCACTGGACAATTGAAGACTATCATCGGATGATTGCAAGCGGGTTGCTGGCTGGGCGACAGGTGGAATTGATTGATGGACAGATTGTTGATATGGCTCCAGAACTTCCCATTCATCGAGCAACCTATCGGCGAGGAGTAAAGTATCTGGAAGCATTGCTGGGCGAGCGCGCCGTCATCTTTTCGGCAGCACCGATTACATTGCCCAAACATGGTGAACCCCAACCCGATATTTGCGTTGCTGTTCCTCCAGAATCTCGCTACGATCAACGCCATCCTGAACCAGAGGACATTTATTGGCTGATTGAGGTATCAAATTCTACACTGGCTTACGATTTAGACGAGAAAGCCAAGCTCTACGCCAAAAGCGGGATTCAAGATTACTGGGTATTAGATATTGTAAATACTCAGTTGTGGGTGCATCGAAATCCACATGATGGAGACTATAAATCTGTTGTGCGCGTTTCGACAGGTACGCTAACTCCACTGGCATTGCCTGGTATAGCGATCGAGGTTGCTCGTTTGTTGGGCTAGTGGTTTAGATTACAAGATTTTGGGAGTTTGGATTTGTTGCTGAATTGCCTATGCGGCGGGGTAGTTCACCTAACCTTGCTATCCTAATTAACTGCCAAACAAAACCTCCGGCTCTTTAGCCCATCGACTTTTATCAGGTGATGTTGCTGGACGTGCATAAACAGCTTTGTTCCGAATCTCGATAATTTTATCTTCCTCTCGAATCATACTGGGAGTGAAATTGTATCGCTGCTCCAAAAAATCCTTTACAGTCACACTCAGAGGTTTTTTACCCAGTTCACAAGTAGAAAACTCCTGTGTATTTCGATAAAATGCTTCCTGTGCTGTTTTCCTCACTATCATTGCAATTTCAGCAGGAGTAAGTAAGTTCGTCTCCCTCAATAAACGCAACCAATCTTTTTCACTAAAATCCAGTCCTGGAAAATATTTAGCCAGGTGCAATTTAAATATTTCATACCTGGCCCCAGCATGAGGAAGGTCTACAAAAATGATTTCGTCAAAGCGACGTACCAATTCCGGGGGCAGAAATTCCAATCTGTTGACAGTAGCCATCACTAATACTTGCGATGTTCGCTCTTGCATCCAGGTAAGTAACTTTCCTGCTAGTTGACGAGAGATACCA contains:
- a CDS encoding type IV secretory system conjugative DNA transfer family protein — translated: MKQQIILISNIKNPSLTAHKPNEIKSSIDINGLFKTFANPEGLTMIGILVFLILLSQFSGGKKGKISTGRVVGTVEKLAATNLALKQIHERKHNKVTFWCGSPRYWFGGKLRRFGAALQTILGASPTVWIPHAERSTLVLGAPGAGKTFGTIDRMAESCMVQGFPLIVYDKKGDQMKLLAPLAARYGYDVRIFAPGEPYSEVINPLDFMENQEDAVTAAQIAQVINANAGGGGKGDEFFSKAADLLAKALIQLAKSSDFPDLATVYCIQSIDNLIDKLHAAVQSGKVSRWVAASFLQYLKAKDSEKTIASIDTTTAGIFSGFMQRSLLPSFIGKSTIPTKLSSKQILIFKLDDPRRDVVGPLLAAALHMTIVSNLSTPRKDPLGIFIDELPSLYLKALPQWINEYRSNGACFVLGVQSLEQLANAYGDNLAAAIASACSTKILYNPANYSTAEKFSQSYGQKEFIIKNKSISDSKEGRTVTWTDNLQTMPILTADEIMRFPIGKCVITNPGYTSGSEGSIPYALTIPIPKLDMHRMSKSEKLWDEQVYPRLIARSPQVGIDHLEEVIDLRKQIADQLLATGESQYTNPQKQKEEIELVSPNSDSPW
- a CDS encoding Uma2 family endonuclease, which encodes MTRTLTHWTIEDYHRMIASGLLAGRQVELIDGQIVDMAPELPIHRATYRRGVKYLEALLGERAVIFSAAPITLPKHGEPQPDICVAVPPESRYDQRHPEPEDIYWLIEVSNSTLAYDLDEKAKLYAKSGIQDYWVLDIVNTQLWVHRNPHDGDYKSVVRVSTGTLTPLALPGIAIEVARLLG